In Plasmodium gaboni strain SY75 chromosome 11, whole genome shotgun sequence, the following proteins share a genomic window:
- a CDS encoding hypothetical protein (conserved Plasmodium protein, unknown function), translating into KYDDRNIKNNNICKDLKNNNFFFYIYNIKPILKKDKENKNVWYYDIIKINENENENIKKKEFKYKNINKYFYGNNIFFAINNINDIYMWKEKEEYNKKNIEKKKKKFIYNPTDSSKSQYSEYHYIHNNNFYISGFVKYLYFGDKVNIEFISCGNNHTLFLSKDKNCYGIGCNKFYQINYHKDRNKTKPFFDQPIIIYITNKKKKKKKDIKYIAAGYSHNLICTYKNEIYAWGNNIYHQIFTNRQNVVKKPTLILNKRKIINIIKNKNNKKKKNNKNNKKIINIKNNNNQFGVLKICCGFSFSCILLKNKKCYLIGKTYSNIKLIKKKNKIINNKKSYHHHNNYYYNTNQMCEKKAISLIQICKNKKIDDIYSTFYDIVLVENLKLSNLFPTIIHPQKKKKKVYLFFNFKIKKSISYQIMLNNYCMKVIKNEMGKIQIKNKCKQIQSNILPTHKSYDNDDNDDNDDNDNNNNNDNNNNNINHNNNNNNMQILFHFNYPPFNDKSNPLCLQQMFDVDSKKFKKIKAKHIFPYIINNNMINKKLYLTLYNNNTYIHFYKKYLMLSSYKGIIKNIIPNNCALKKKIKIKLIINKVPIYINKKFISILFYFKAHGQKDNILLNKGKMNKNKKSIYTNIILPTYNHNDNIFLSNTHNHFNICEIYFSLGYHFYKSSFPIIIIKPDILNISPSYVSINNNNSIYINMLHLSSNFHTIHVILYNTHLSCIYRKAYYDERTENYFFSLPLIPLTLFQKIKSEFIKFQVFASYNNVEYSQNDILLTVTKF; encoded by the exons TAAATATGATgatagaaatataaaaaataataatatttgtaaagatttaaaaaataataatttttttttttatatttacaatataaaacctattttaaaaaaagataaagaaaataaaaatgtatggtattatgatataataaaaataaatgaaaatgaaaatgaaaatataaaaaaaaaagagttcaaatataaaaatattaataaatacttttatggaaataatatattctttgcaataaataatataaatgatatatatatgtggaaagaaaaagaagaatacaacaaaaaaaatatagaaaaaaaaaaaaaaaaatttatttataatcCTACAGATAGTAGTAAATCACAATATAGTgaatatcattatattcataataataatttctaTATATCTGGCTTTGtcaaatatttatattttggAGACAAAGTAAATATTGAATTTATATCATGTGGAAATAATCACACACTTTTTCTATCAAAAGATAAAAACTGTTATGGTATTGGCTGTAATAAATTCtatcaaataaattatcataaaGATAGAAATAAAACAAAACCTTTTTTTGATCAAcctattattatatatattacaaataaaaaaaaaaaaaaaaaaaaagatataaaatatattgcAGCTGGATATAGTCataatttaatatgtacttataaaaatgaaatatatgcatggggtaataatatttatcatCAAATTTTTACAAATAGACAAAATGTTGTTAAAAAACCaacattaatattaaacaaaagaaaaataataaatataataaaaaataaaaataataaaaaaaaaaaaaataataaaaataataaaaaaattataaatattaaaaataataataaccAATTTGGGGTCTTAAAAATATGCTGTGgattttctttttcttgTATCCTcttgaaaaataaaaaatgttatcTCATAGGCAAAACatattcaaatataaaattaataaaaaaaaaaaataaaataataaataacaagaaatcatatcatcatcataataattattattataatacaaatCAAATGTGTGAAAAAAAAGCTATTTCACTCATACAAATATgtaaaaacaaaaaaattgatGACATATATTCCACTTTTTATGACATCGTTCTTGTTGAAAATCTTAAACTATCTAACCTATTCCCAACAATTATTCATccacaaaaaaaaaagaaaaaggTTTATCTattctttaattttaaaatcaaaaaaagCATCTCCTATCAAATTATGTTAAATAATTACTGCATGaaagttataaaaaatgaaatggGTAAgattcaaataaaaaacaaatgtAAACAAATACAATCAAATATTTTACCAACTCACAAAAGTtatgataatgatgataatgatgataatgatgataatgataataataataataatgataataataataataatattaatcataataataataataataatatgcAAATTTTGTTCCATTTTAATTATCCCCCTTTTAATGACAAATCCAACCCATTATGTTTACAACAAATGTTTGATGTTGATTCGAAgaaattcaaaaaaataaaagccaaacatatatttccatatataataaataataatatgataaataaaaaattatatttaaccttatataataataatacatacatacatttttataagaaatatCTTATGTTGTCATCATATAAAGGAATAATCAAAAATATCATACCAAATAATTGTgcattaaaaaaaaaaattaaaataaaattaattataaataaagttcctatttatataaacaaaaaatttatttctataCTTTTCTATTTTAAAGCACATGGAcaaaaagataatattcTATTGAATAAAGGcaaaatgaataaaaataaaaaaagtatttatacaaatattatattacctacatataatcataatgataacatatttttaagtAATACTCATaatcattttaatatatgtgaaatatatttttcacTTGGTTATCACTTCTATAAATCTTCATTCCctattattatcattaaaccagatatattaaatattagTCCAAGTTATGTttctataaataataataattctatatatattaacatgTTACACCTCTCAAGTAATTTTCATACTATTCatgttattttatataatactCATTTGAGTTGTATTTATAGAAAGGCATACTACGATGAAAGGACagaaaattattttttctcCTTACCCTTAATACCTCTGACattatttcaaaaaattaaatcag AATTCATAAAATTTCAAGTCTTTGCCTCATATAACAATGTCGAATACAGCCAAAACGACATACTTTTAACAGTTACAAAATTTTAA
- a CDS encoding putative carbohydrate kinase — protein sequence MDELDPSFESSYTHEDLKKRLLNNDLYAIKDVVVPLLCKSDYKGCSGKICVIGGSEVYSGAVYLSSMSTMKVGADLCFVITVPENSYPLKSYSCELIVYPYLYNKKSDIKNIENSPLNKCIKYLSDRIDTCVVGPGLGDIDEVTEECLIYIFENFIERNIFLILDADIIQFILSNMKIFNLIKNYKNCLLTPNINELRKMLIHLNDNILNLDIKNIDFKQLSVSNIIEYVHVLKNVLNGPKILIKGFYDVYISDHFFFVFFMKKQCLKRSGGFGDILTGILAVFLCWASKIIKQGKQLKDIISTKDTLISHPFKDTIYTNTHIENDELLQTIAIFNSSYFLKYVCKKCFLKNHRGLLASDVVNSIPLNFYRVYMTGKKKIKKKKKLKN from the exons ATGGATGAACTCGATCCTTCGTTTGAAAGTTCATATACTCATGAGGACCTAAAGAAAAGGCTCTTAA ATAATGATTTGTATGCTATCAAGGATGTGGTAGTTCCATTACTTTGTAAAAGTGACTATAAAGGATGCTCAGGTAAAATATGTGTTATAGGTGGAAGTGAAGTTTATTCTGGAGCTGTATATTTATCATCCATGTCAACAATGAAGGTTGGAGCAGATTTATGTTTTGTTATAACAGTTCCAGAAAATAGTTATCCTTTAAAAAGCTATAGTTGTGAATTAATTGTATATccttatttatataataaaaaatctgatattaaaaatattgagAATAGTCctttaaataaatgtataaaatatttatcaGATAGAATTGATACTTGTGTAGTAGGACCAGGACTAGGAGATATAGATGAAGTTACAGAAGAATgcttaatatatatatttgaaaattttatagaaagaaatatttttttaatattagatgctgatataatacaatttattctttcaaatatgaaaatttttaatcttataaaaaattataaaaattgtttattaacaccaaatataaatgaattaagAAAAATGTTGATAcatttaaatgataatattcttaatctggatattaaaaatatagattTTAAACAACTGAGTGTATCCAACATTATTGAATATGTTCATGTATTAAAGAATGTTTTGAATGGTCCTAAAATTTTAATCAAAGGATTTTATGATGTATATATAAGTgatcattttttttttgtcttttTTATGAAGAAACAATGTTTAAAGCGTTCCGGAGGTTTTGGCGACATTCTC ACAGGTATTCTTGCCGTTTTTCTTTGTTGGGCatcaaaaattataaaacaaGGGAAGCaattaaaagatataatatcaACAAAGGATACATTAATATCTCATCCTTTTAAAGATACAATTTATACAAATACACATATAGAAAACGATGAATTACTTCAAACAATTGCTATATTTAATTCTAGCtactttttaaaatatgtatgtaAAAAATGTTTCCTTAAAAATCACAGAGGGCTATTGGCTTCAGACGTAGTCAATAGCATTCCTCTTAATTTTTATCGTGTATATATGActggaaaaaaaaagattaaaaaaaaaaaaaaattaaaaaattaa
- a CDS encoding hypothetical protein (conserved Plasmodium protein, unknown function), with the protein MTEKISTFEDFLETLKDIKEEDIKNDEDIEERLDSFLISFYKNNDGAYTIKKQEYINNLLNILINKISDKKNGCDFFINLLCIHFKNITPNFINIKLKDDIYYIHLIINYILYVLKLVLCIQKKKKELTLSLYIGKNIYTLIWHIIRNIQQGRYLNFYLKIIEEGKLIYLLYKICFDNVLISYYIPEDKTVELFFVLLKIKELEEYIIHCDIIKYFLSFLLYDIEVIKIKEKYLILEIIIHVFLKDKDVVKDFMKKNSTQIINNILKYINDNIKSDTYDYYCLNLLKLFYYIIEDKNIVSFQDIFFFYPIKQTSIITHKREDDTFIFYKYINCIIIKINDLIKYEHSINNILNDNNQEQYHFKYFLSIFLCVLKNIITIILEAKNNIEHSPYDDNKREKVYEEITKFLNVTFDFVVKIIVIKKGTPNEQEIYEVLSYDVLICLTKINSLKYYNVENISGRMFKLVKNIIDDDIIKNKHNDETIIYTPNRPPDDNNNSNNNNNNNSNHFNNSCNNNLLPFVNKKYIKHFECLFYLCLYNQTNIIHYININFIRYIENNIYKIYKYYHLCDINTKELLNYLSLYYLVIIFIYIKNNLNNKEKIHVVKNLIKYIIIKEIKEKIFLFKNKLYFLAFIKLLNLSTCNNLFEFKILLCEKYFEDFIQIFEGSQFNMKALMLYCILEWTQIHHILKKLQIYINKNKYIFHVFFKLWKDIEYENRLKSKKYERQEVNIVYKNNYNVQFILFRIIKILTNNFTNYIDYIINNKDLVCIFKNIIIYESKTLLTIYEHIREDINEENLLLEFLNLYKEDIKKLQRMFENVSIFYNKKDNKELQNYYDSLRENKRIE; encoded by the exons ATGACTGAAAAAATATCAACCTTCGAAGATTTTTTAGAAActttaaaagatataaaagaagaagacATAAAGAATGATGAAGATATTGAAGAAAGACTTGATTCCTTTCTTATAAGtttttataagaataatgATGGAGCATATACAATTAAAAAAcaagaatatataaataacctattaaatatattaataaataaaataagtgataagaaaaatggatgtgatttttttataaaccTATTGTGtatacattttaaaaatattactccaaattttataaatattaaattaaaagatgatatatattatatacatttaataataaattatattttatatgtcTTAAAGTTAGTTTTATGTAttcagaaaaaaaaaaaagaattaacCTTATCCTTATATAtaggaaaaaatatatacacattaATATGGCACATCATAAg aaatatacAACAAGGGAGGTACCtcaatttttatttaaaaattattgaaGAAGGCAAATTgatttatttgttatataaaatatgcTTTGATAATGTTCttatttcttattatataccTGAAGATAAAACCgttgaattattttttgtgcttctaaaaattaaagaactagaagaatatataattcattgtgacataataaaatattttctatcCTTTCTTTTATATGACATAGAAgtaattaaaattaaagaaaaatatttaattctAGAAATAATTATCCATGTGTTTTTAAAAGACAAAGATGTTGTAAAAgattttatgaaaaaaaatagtacacaaattataaataatattttaaaatatataaatgataatataaaaagtgatacttatgattattattgtttGAATTTATTGAAactattttattatattattgaagataaaaatattgtatCCTTTCAGgatatcttttttttctatcCTATCAAACAAACATCTATTATTACACATAAAAGGGAGGATGatacttttatattttataaatatataaattgcataataataaaaataaatgatcttataaaatatgaacattctataaataatatattaaatgataataatcAAGAGCAATAtcattttaaatatttcctttctatatttctttgtgttttaaaaaatattataacaataatattagaAGCAAAAAATAACATTGAACACTCACcttatgatgataataaaagaGAGAAGGTCTATGAGGAGATAACcaaatttttaaatgtcACGTTTGATTTTGTTGTCAAAattattgttataaaaaagggTACCCCCA ATGAACAAGAAATATATGAAGTGCTATCTTATGACGTCCTCATTTGTTTGACCAAAATAAAttcattaaaatattataatgttGAAAATATCTCAGGAAGGATGTTTAAGTtagtaaaaaatataattgatgatgatattataaaaaataaacataatgATGAGACTATAATATACACACCAAATAGACCACcagatgataataataatagtaataataataataataataatagtaatcattttaataattcatgtaataataatcttCTGCCATttgttaataaaaaatatattaaacaCTTTGaatgtttattttatctttgTCTATATAACCAAACAAACataatacattatataaacataaattttataagatatatagaaaataatatttataaaatatataaatattatcatttatgtgatataaatacaaaggagttattgaattatttaagtttatattatcttgttataatatttatttatatcaaaaataatttaaataacaaagaaaaaattcATGTTGTcaaaaatttaataaaatatattattataaaagaaataaaagaaaaaatatttctttttaaaaataaattatattttctagcatttataaaattattaaatttatcaacatgtaataatttatttgaatttaaaatattattatgtgaAAAATACTTTGAAGATTTTATTCAAATTTTTGAAGGATCTCAATTTAATATGAAGGCGCtg aTGCTTTATTGTATTTTAGAGTGGACACAAATACATCATATTCTAAAAAAGTTACagatttatataaataagaataaatatatctttcatgttttttttaaactATGGAAGGACATAGAATATGAGAACAGattaaaaagtaaaaaatatgaaagaCAAGAGGTAAATATTGTTTATAAGAATAACTAT aatgtccaatttattttattcagAATCATAAAAATCTTGACCAACAATTTTACCAATTATATagattatataataaataataaagacCTTGTTTGcatatttaaaaacataattatatatgaaagTAAAACATTACTTACTATCTATGAACACATAAGAGAAGATATAAATG aagaaaattTATTACTTGAATTTCTAAATCTTTATAAGGAGGACATAAAAAAGCTCCAACGGATGTTTGAAAATGtttctatattttataataagaaaGATAATAAGGAAttacaaaattattatgattcCTTAAGAGAAAATAAGAGAATAGAAtaa
- a CDS encoding hypothetical protein (conserved Plasmodium protein, unknown function): MKKDILTKQTEDDKRNGVSNVCEEYNKNIEMQTKKDKIIEQIEINEKNKDLLHNHCSDNHCSDNHCSDNHCSGNHYMDKEKKKYNCSSEEINNFLFIINNAIWRRKDKRKVNKKEEETNEDINTYSKRCKENDFYFYFYFYIYSILKGKNKSEKKKKKKNFFFGILKVAIILFSLIVYFIKRNYWSSNMYGYNKLINLSSVIGSYFYPYNYDDEEENKSLSLSLYEKDNFIYIPNKKSTNTIHLKNVVGTERTDNNFLSIYRENMKYIRQTSLNHSIYQRSLSTECYVYFRSFLKQAISPHSLTKAIKIDKEYIYPWDVITQDDVALIIENARFYGFLFTWFKNHRKAQKVNEDILKKEMPVLEPRFVQRSDIYTHFYKNNNNNEDIMTPNFYGIHYTWLGHATGLVVIDGLKILLDPVFKIELISFKGIVRSLINWMNVKIMGGLGERISRSPCNIANLPDDLHAVFVSHNHNDHIMEEDVRILCKLKKFQHVMWYIPEGSSPFFLREGCKASKIFELSWGDERWVSCWISKNQFKCRDGIWKSKNNEHQVYKYKIIYAPTLHWSGRKDNLSDLNQSLWGSLILKGPKHRFYFSGDTAYLKKDFEEFKKIGRLHGPFHLAAISIGAYEPNNSLKYHHIHPWESVKIWRDIRAETAIGVHWGTFRLSAEEFLQPRDDLEAALLGIGLYTLRNIDLQWVKRRHEIMRKYNINYIPSYDNENDDLEDLKEYFYPANDQDYNEYTDSFHSLFSNDLNLYYKDIDKNYIKHMYQQKKLYASTYSRYKRALMLKTTNKLPKAWKKLLLNLSIRFQTIPIGGSIEIISKDDKNISMTRSSEYNATTYEHYTFPKWYNSKENEEIPNQNYFSHEDLMNFEIVN; the protein is encoded by the coding sequence atgaaaaaggATATTTTAACTAAACAAACTGAAGATGATAAAAGAAATGGTGTGTCGAACGTTTGCGAggaatataataaaaatatagaaatgCAAACGAAGAAGGATAAGATAATAGAACAAATTGAAATtaatgaaaagaataaGGACCTGCTGCATAATCACTGTAGTGATAATCATTGTAGTGATAATCATTGTAGTGATAATCATTGTAGTGGTAATCATTATATGgacaaagaaaaaaaaaaatataattgttcgagtgaagaaataaataactttctttttataataaataatgcCATATGGAGGAGAAAGGACAAGAGGAAAgttaataaaaaggaagaagagacaaatgaagatattaatacataCTCAAAAAGATGTAAAGAAaatgatttttatttttatttttatttttatatttattccATATTGAAAGGTAAAAATAAAAGcgaaaaaaagaaaaaaaaaaaaaattttttttttggaatattaaaagtggcaattattttattttcattaatagtatattttataaaaagaaattattgGTCATCAAATATGTATGGATATAATAAGCTTATTAATTTGAGTAGTGTTATAGGAAGTTATTTTTATccatataattatgatgatgaagaagaaaataaatcattatcattatcattatatgAGAAGgataattttatttatattccTAATAAGAAGAGTACAAACACtatacatttaaaaaatgttgTGGGCACTGAAAGGAcagataataattttttaagtATTTATAGAGagaatatgaaatatataagacAAACAAGTTTAAATCATTCCATATATCAAAGATCTTTATCCACCGAATGTTATGTTTATTTCAGAAGTTTTTTAAAGCAGGCTATATCACCTCATAGTTTGACTAAAGCTATAAAGATTgataaagaatatatatatccttGGGATGTAATAACACAAGATGATGTTGCTTTAATTATTGAGAATGCTCGTTTTTATGGTTTCTTATTTACCTGGTTTAAGAATCATAGGAAGGCACAAAAAGtaaatgaagatatattaaaaaaagagatGCCTGTATTAGAACCGCGTTTTGTTCAACGATCAGATATATATActcatttttataaaaataataataataatgaagatataATGACACCTAATTTTTATGGTATACATTATACATGGTTAGGTCATGCAACTGGTTTAGTTGTAATTGATGgattgaaaatattattagatCCTGTTTTTAAAATAGAATTAATAAGTTTTAAAGGTATAGTAAGATCTTTAATTAATTGGATGAATGTAAAAATTATGGGTGGATTAGGTGAGAGAATATCTAGATCACCATGTAATATTGCAAACCTTCCTGACGATTTGCATGCAGTGTTTGTTTCACATAATCATAATGATCATATAATGGAAGAAGATGTACGTATACTAtgtaaattaaaaaagttTCAACATGTTATGTGGTATATACCTGAAGGTTCTTctccattttttttaagagAAGGATGTAAAGCTTCTAAGATATTTGAATTATCATGGGGTGATGAAAGATGGGTTTCTTGTTGGATATCAAAGAATCAATTTAAATGTCGAGATGGAATATGGAAgagtaaaaataatgaacatcaagtatataaatataaaataatatatgcTCCAACATTACATTGGTCAGGAAGAAAAGATAATTTAAGTGATTTAAATCAATCTTTATGGGgatcattaatattaaaaggTCCTAAACATcgtttttatttttctgGTGATACTgcatatttaaaaaaagattttgaagaatttaaaaaaattggTAGATTACATGGACCATTTCATTTAGCTGCAATATCTATAGGAGCATATGAACCaaataattctttaaaatatcatCATATACATCCATGGGAGTCTGTAAAAATATGGAGAGATATAAGAGCTGAAACAGCTATAGGTGTTCATTGGGGTACATTTAGATTATCAGCAGAAGAATTTTTACAACCACGTGATGATTTAGAAGCAGCATTATTAGGTATAGGTTTATATACACTTAGAAATATTGATTTACAATGGGTTAAACGTAGACATGAAATAATgagaaaatataatataaattatataccatcatatgataatgaaaatgatgatttagaagatttaaaagaatatttttatccAGCAAATGATCAAgattataatgaatatacAGATAGTTTTCATTCACTTTTTTCAAATGATcttaatttatattataaagatattgataaaaattatattaaacatatgtatcaacaaaaaaaattatatgcATCAACATATAGTCGTTATAAAAGAGCACTCATGTTAAAAACTACAAATAAATTACCAAAGGCATGGAAAAAACTCTTATTAAATCTATCCATAAGATTTCAAACAATACCAATAGGTGGATCTATTGAAATTATATCAAAggatgataaaaatatttcaatGACACGATCAAGTGAATATAATGCAACCACATATGAACATTACACATTTCCTAAGTGGTATAACAGTAAAGAAAATGAGGAAATTCCTaatcaaaattatttctCTCACGAGGATCTCATGAATTTCGAGATAGTCAACtga